The genomic interval CAGCGCTGGCACCTGCGCCCTGCTGTGTTGTGTCGGCATTCGTCACAGACGCCCCCACTGGTGGCGCCTGAGGACAGCCACACCCTCTGGGAGAAGTGACAGCTCGTCGCGTGGCCGTAACACTCACACTCTGGAGCACAGGGAGACAACgatgggatgggagagaggacggaggggtTAGTCAACTGGAAGGATAGATTATGAGATGACACCCAATGGTAGGTTTGCCAACACTCCCGGTTTGGCTTGGAGTCTTGACCTCCCTGCAAGCAAAACTTTTCCAGGAGATTTTATTCATGTTTGAATGAAACGTAATAACTGACATATAAACAGTGTTGAAGTATTTCTATGATCTCTCAACATGAGCTTGATTTGAGTTGGCAACCCAACACTGCCTGGCCATTGACCCATCTTAGTAGGGCACTCACTGTGGCACGGGTGTGGCTCCCCACTGCTGCCGTTGGCTGCCCTCCAGGGACGGTCATTGTATAGAGGAGCACACCTCTCACAGTGTTCTCCTGCTGTGTGGTGAGTGCACACACACCTGCCAGGCACCTGAAACAAAACAGGGCTATTTAACACAAAGGACAAGCTTAGATAATGGAGCATttttaacagacacacacacacacacacacacacacacacacaggctgagcAGGCCACACTCACCATGTCCTTCAGTTTGTCCTGTTCACCACTGTGTAAACAGTGTTCTGAATGGCCATGACAGAGACAGGTCCCTCGAGCCAGGAGAGTGTAAATGGCAAAGGGAGCTGAGGCAGGGGGCTCTGAGCTGGGCTGGGGGGAAGGGAGGATGGGGAGATTCAGGTCCGTAGGAGGGTAGGAGAGTCCAATGGAGGAAGAAGAGGTGGAAGGTGCGACAGATAATGGGCAGGTCTGGGCCTTGAGAAGTCTGAGGCGGAGGTTGGTGAGGGTCAGCTGGGAAAGGCCCTCTGGACTGTAGGGGTCAACTAATCCACCAGGGCCCAGAATCCGGAATATTACCTTTTGAGAAAGATAAGGGTCTACTGTATACTGTTTGTCTACTGTGCATCTAAAATTGTGTCTTACACCACAAAGGAAATTAGACATTCTGTCGCCTTACCTCTCCCCTGCTGCACGGCTTGGCACTGGAGTACCGGGACGTACACAGCGAGCCAGGCTGACCGGTGTCATCAGGAAGACCAAACGCAAGACTGCAGTTCTGTGCAAACAGCTTGAGCGTCTCCCACGTCCGACCAAAGTCCTGCGAGCGCTCCATGGCCATGGCAGCGGGCCTGGGTGAGTGGAACAGCAGCACCACGTGGGTCAGACAGAAACGAGTCTCCAGGTCCAGACGGACCTCCTCCTCCTGGTCAGTGCCCATGCCCGAGGCCCACCAGGTGGCTGGGTGCTGGAAGGGATCATCCACCATGTTGGCAGGCGGGTGAAGGTCAACTGGACAGGGGTGGAGGGGAGTGGGGCATGGGGAGTGTTGGGACCCATTCCCACAGCAGCCTGAGAGGGATGTGAGGGTCCTGCCACTGGCCAGGTTGCCCACGGGAGGACTGCAGGCATGGTCTACACACCTGGAGGCTGAAGATGGGGTGGATGGAGAGAGTTAATGCAGAAGAAATTTAAAATAAGAGATCTGTGTCAATGCACTCAGAGTCCAGCAGGAAAGGAGGCAATGTGCAAGAGGTGCATCTCAGGTTGCGTCATCCACGGTAACCCAATAATATCAGAGTAAATCAGGTGACAGCAGATTGATGAGTGCGGCATTTTCTCAACAACACCCACAACAACACATAACACCTCACATACTTTGCCCCAAAACAATGAAAACTTCTCTCACCCAGTGGCATATGGGCTATTAAGGTGAGCGCAGATGCCGCCCCATGATAATCGGCCCACTTTGCCAAACTCTGGTGCGCACAATATATAGCTCGTCTTTGCTCAGCGTGCCTCTCCATGGTGCTGCTGGAGAGACGCAGCACTGTGGCGCTCCACCAATGCTTTGTCAACGTCATCGAACATAAATCATATAGCCTATACAATAGAAAGAGTATATGGTCTCTTTGGGCTTTCTGTAGACTACAGGGCGACAAGATTTATGACAATGTCATGAAACAGACACTTTTTACATAATGCGTGTTTTCGATCAAATAGCCTAAATGGCGCACCATTAAATAAAAATACGCTTCGATGTGAATATGAATTAACATGTTAACAGACACACCATATTCTAAAAACATGACAGGTaaaagtaaaatggacaataGCCAATTTAATGTAATTATGCTACTCAAGACTACTATCATAGAGTTTGCGCAGTGGGTTAAATTGTCATGAGAATTAGCAATTTCAAATTTAGGCCTATTCGTCATTTTATGAGCTGTTGATTGCTAAGAATAAAATATGAACAGCATTTTACAAGATAATGCCATGCCTGAAAACCTGGGTAGCTAACATACTGAGTTTCATGTTTGAGGAAGCTTACATTTGATCCTACCATTTATatcgatctgcgtgccagttagaATGTTCATATGCGCATTTCAATAATAAAGTTTAGTTTCTCAAAATCCTTGTCACGTGGTTATTGATACAAATCTGAATTAAAATGATAAATCTATCAAGTTGAAATTAAACGAATGCAAGAGCACCAGCCTCGGCCATATAGACGCACTGATGCAGTGCTCTCTGCCATATGGACTGATACACTGTGGGCCATTGGTGGCTAAAGAAATGAGCGCATGGAACTCAGAGATAGCGTAGGCCAATTCAGTAAGCCTATAACCTATAAGTAAGCCATTGTCAACTAAGTAAAAATATATAAAGccgacaaataaaaacagaaaatatcctgatgaaaATGCAGGTTCTTGCAATTGTATTTATCCCTCTACTTCGCCCCTCTGCCTTCCTTTCTATTTGTCTTGACTTTAACTATCTAGTGAATTGCAACCTTGTACCAAATCAATCAACTGGGTCAGGCCGGAAGCTGTAGCTatagcaaacttgcaacattgtagccTATTCCGGGGCCTCAGTTTCCAGTGCACGTGAGTTCTAGACAGACAGCTGTTTTTCTGCGTGAGGGAAAACTGTTCTGGTATTTTTGGGCGCTTCGCCTATGGCAGCATATCAGCAAGGATCGGGGCAGGGTGATAGGCTTCCAGTTATCGATAAAATGTGCCATTCATAACTGTAAAGAGAACACGGCAGATTACGGAACCTTCAGCTGGTGGCACAGCACTGTGTGCCCAATTCATCCGACAATGGAATGTATTATGATACATTCCTATCCACTGCGTCGTCACCATAATAGCGCCGAATATAGGTGTAGCCAACATAAGCATTAGGCCTATATTATGGGGAAAAACGAATCTAAAATGGGGAAATACCATAGGCCTATTATGATATTATTCATAAGAGTCAAAATGGCCTATGTATGGTGATCTTGAATTCCAGATATAGCCTATAAAATGGCTAGTTGGCTGATAGCCTATTGCTGCATCCCGTTATATCAAATTCATATCAAGATGATGGCCACTCACCTGTCCCGCTTTGCATGAGCGCTAAAATTAAAGCGCAGTTAATCGCCAGCATCTCAAATCGAAGACGACCTGTAAGTGGTTTCACAGGCTCAGAATCCCGCTGGATGAGTTATCACCAATCCAATGACAACAAAACTGCACAGTCAAATAGTCGAATTATTCTCGCCGGTAGTGCAGATGCGCTTCAGCAtcacatgtttttgtttataCGAAAAATGAGCGCATTCCAATGAGAACATCAAAATAGCGCATACCTGCCCAATACCCTGTTATTTGAAATCCTATCGAGGCGCAGTTCGAGTCATCCGAATGTTTTGTTTTACATCTTGTCATTAATAATGATGGGGGAAATGATTGTATTCGCATTCAGAGAATTAACAATTATCATTAATCAATGACGAAGTGTTCCGTGCGCGGTTGGTCCTTGTCGCACAGATCTCACCTAGGGACAAGTCAGGCATGCCCTCATGTCAACAACGATACCAGCTCATGTTTCCTCGCACAAGACAATGTCATGTTATTGCTACACCTCTACACTCTATGCAGGACCCTGTGTGTGTAGCCTATGCCGAAGCCACCTACGGTCAAGTGTTGTCTTGAGTGAGAGTTTAAATGGGCTCACACACGCCCTGAGATTGGTAAGCATTTACCCATGACCGTTCTCATAGCAGCCGGATATTATGCTGGCAGCACGATCGaggatttatttgtattttttcataGTAAGAGTCCCCTGCAAAGACATGCTAAACTTTGTGAATATTTTTTTAACATTAGTGCAGTACAATTGTTTTTCACGGCATGCTAAcaacttaaaaaaataaatggataatttgacattttatttttaatattgtATTTTTCGTACAATTTATATTGAAAGTTTACACAAATACTGAAATGTTGAAAGCTATTGTGTAcgtcaaatacaaaatatatgttATTGGAATTACTCAATAGAGTCTGCAAAACTTAAATTGGTCTCTTGTGCTTAGTAATGCTTTTAATACAAAGTGCTAGTGACCCCTTACTCCACACACTCCGTTCACTGCAATGCAATACACTGTACATGGGATACATATTGGCTTGCAGAGAGAATGTTTTTAGCTGTCTCGGCTAAAGTGGGGTGGATCATACTCAGTAGGTTCTCTACTAACCAAATATGGTTCGTTTTTGAGTGGGACTGTGTAGTACACATCCAGCAGCACTTGTCAGTTAGTAGTTTAACCGATAAGGAACATGTACACACTAAATTATTGTGAAGATGACTCCAAAATACAGATGTAGAACCACTGATAAGCAAGGAAACACTTGAGTCAAATGATTCTGAGGATGAAGTAGATAAACAGCCAATGATCCAAATAAGCAAGGACACACTCCCGTGTGTTTTTGTCAGCTTAAGCAGCTATTGATGAATTTAGGCGAGAAACTCCAA from Salvelinus fontinalis isolate EN_2023a chromosome 18, ASM2944872v1, whole genome shotgun sequence carries:
- the LOC129815078 gene encoding netrin-4-like isoform X1; this translates as MLAINCALILALMQSGTASRCVDHACSPPVGNLASGRTLTSLSGCCGNGSQHSPCPTPLHPCPVDLHPPANMVDDPFQHPATWWASGMGTDQEEEVRLDLETRFCLTHVVLLFHSPRPAAMAMERSQDFGRTWETLKLFAQNCSLAFGLPDDTGQPGSLCTSRYSSAKPCSRGEVIFRILGPGGLVDPYSPEGLSQLTLTNLRLRLLKAQTCPLSVAPSTSSSSIGLSYPPTDLNLPILPSPQPSSEPPASAPFAIYTLLARGTCLCHGHSEHCLHSGEQDKLKDMVPGRCVCTHHTAGEHCERCAPLYNDRPWRAANGSSGEPHPCHKCECYGHATSCHFSQRVWLSSGATSGGVCDECRHNTAGRRCQRCRHGYHRHPAMPLGSSHICTRCWCDPLGSLPASSGEEGPWCHPRSGQCHCRPGVGGTGCSHCLPGYWGFGEEGCKPCACPQNCDPHTGLCLDSSYANNQVFNVPMGGKIPDMDHALTSEGEAVWSKELAVSAMHYTGKCSCKERKLRSVSDLCKTKHAYVIKASVLSAHDKGSHAEVQVKVRKVLRSGQVPLSHGTHSLYPISWTIRGCTCPILNPGVEYMLAGPEEAGTGRLLVTMQSVVVPWTTQLGAHISEGLRQGCP
- the LOC129815078 gene encoding netrin-4-like isoform X2, with the translated sequence MLAINCALILALMQSGTASRCVDHACSPPVGNLASGRTLTSLSGCCGNGSQHSPCPTPLHPCPVDLHPPANMVDDPFQHPATWWASGMGTDQEEEVRLDLETRFCLTHVVLLFHSPRPAAMAMERSQDFGRTWETLKLFAQNCSLAFGLPDDTGQPGSLCTSRYSSAKPCSRGEVIFRILGPGGLVDPYSPEGLSQLTLTNLRLRLLKAQTCPLSVAPSTSSSSIGLSYPPTDLNLPILPSPQPSSEPPASAPFAIYTLLARGTCLCHGHSEHCLHSGEQDKLKDMVPGRCVCTHHTAGEHCERCAPLYNDRPWRAANGSSGEPHPCHKCECYGHATSCHFSQRVWLSSGATSGGVCDECRHNTAGRRCQRCRHGYHRHPAMPLGSSHICTRCWCDPLGSLPASSGEEGPWCHPRSGQCHCRPGVGGTGCSHCLPGYWGFGEEGCKPCACPQNCDPHTGLCLDSYANNQVFNVPMGGKIPDMDHALTSEGEAVWSKELAVSAMHYTGKCSCKERKLRSVSDLCKTKHAYVIKASVLSAHDKGSHAEVQVKVRKVLRSGQVPLSHGTHSLYPISWTIRGCTCPILNPGVEYMLAGPEEAGTGRLLVTMQSVVVPWTTQLGAHISEGLRQGCP